The Streptomyces noursei ATCC 11455 sequence CGACAGATCGCCGGTGTGCACGTCGTAGACCGGGTCGAAGCCGCGCCAGGACAGGAACGCGAGATAGCGGCCGTCCCGGGTGAACACCGGCTGCTCGTCCTCGAAACGGCCGTTGGTGACGTCCACGACGTGCCCGTCGGACAGCCGGGCCATGCTGATCTTGCGCAGTGAACGGCCGATGCCCGGGTGCGACCAGGTCAGCCAGCGGGAGTCGGGGGAGAAGGCCAGGTCGCGGACCGGGCCGTTGGCGGACCGGGTCAGCTCGGTGACCGGTTCGGCCGGGCCGCCCGCCGGGCCGCTCCCCGGTTCCTCCGGCGCGCCGGTCTCCACCAGCAGCAGCCGCCCGTCGTGGGTGGCCACCGCCAGCCGCTCGCCGTCCGGCGCGGGGACCAGCTCGTGCACCCGGCCCAGCGCCCCGGCCGCCAGCCGGCGCGGCGTGCCCGGCCCGCTGGCCCGCGGCAGATTGGCGATCTCGACGGCGTCCTCGCCCTCGGCGTCCGTCACATACGCGATCCGCCCGGTGGCGCCCAGCATCACCGGCAGCCGGACCCGTACGCCCGGGGTGTCGTGGATCGTGCGGGCCGGGCCGTCGCGGTGGGTGAGCCAGTACAGGCTGCCGCGGACCCCCACCGCGCTGGCCCGCCCGGTGGTGTCCACCGCCAGCCCGGTGACGTTCGAGGCGGCCGGGACCTGGTAGCCGCGGCGGCCGGCCCGCGGACCGCCCAGCCGCACCGCGAGCTTCCGCGGCACCGCGTCCGGGCCCAGGTCGTCGATCAGCCAGAGGTCGCCGGCGCACTGGTAGACGATCCGGGAACCGTCGGTCGAGGCGTGCCGGGCGTAGAAGTCGGGATGGTCGCTGTGCCGGCGCAGATCGGTGCCGTCCGGCAGGCAGGAGTAGACGTTGCCGACGCCCTCGTGGTCGGAGAGGAAGGCGATCCGGCCGCCGGTGAACATCACCGAGTCCAGGTGCCCGCACAGATCCGGCAGCAGCCGGGTGCCGTGCAGCCACATCCGGCCCATCGCCCCGCCCCGATAGCGCTTCCAGGACGCCGGCTCGTGCGGCGGCTTGCCGCTGAGCAGCAGGGTGCGGCGCTCCCCGTCGACGTCGGCCAGCGCGATGTGGGCGACCGGCCCCCAGGGCAGCTGCCCGCCCGGGCTGCCGTCGGTGGGCAGGCTGTACGCCCAGGAGTAGTACGAGAACGGCTGGCCGTGCGAGGACACCGCGAGGATCTGCGACTGGCCCTCGTGGTCCGGCGGCGTCCAGCCGCAGACCCGGGCGTCGGTGCTGCCCCAGTACGTCAGCCGCCGGGCCGGGCCGCCCGCCACCGGCACGAGGTGGATCTCCGGGTCGAGGCTGCGCCAGCTGGTGAAGGCGATCCGGGTGCCGTCGGGGGAGAACCGCGGGTGCCCGACCCGGGTCCGGTCCACGGTCAGCCGCCAGGCCCGGCCCGGCTCCGCGCCGTCCGGCGCGAGCGGCGCCAGCCACAGGTCGTCCTCGGCGGCGAAGCAGAGCAGGTCGCCGTGGAGATGCGGATACCGCAGATACGCCTCGGGTGCATCGCTCACGCCCCCATGGTTTCGGCGCCGCGGGTGGGCGGCAACTCGGCCTGGCCGGACGGCCCCGCTCCGCTCACCCGTGCCTCATCCGCGAACGGAAACGGTCACGTCCGGCCGGTGACGAACGGCAGCGACGCGTACCGGCGCACGTACGAGCCGCCCGCGCAGCACCTTGCGGCCGGCCGGGACGGTGCGGGCGTGCAGCGTGGTGTCGGCGGTGACGGTGCGGGCCAGGCACTGCACCGGGGAGGTCAGCCGGAGCAGCTCCGCGACGGCCGCCGGCAGCCGGGCCGGGGCGTCGAGCAGGGTGCGGCGCTGGCCCGGTCCGCCTCCGGCACCCCGAGATAGCGGCCGACGACGAAGCTCGGCAGCGGCTTGAACAGCTCCGCGACGATGTCGCAGCCGCCGTACATCTCCCACGGGGCGCGCCAGCTCTCCGCGGAGCACGGGGCGAACCCGGCGGGGGAGCGGGCCACAAGAGTCAAGGGAGACGGCGACCGGCCCCCGCTGATCAGCAGGGGCCAGCTGTCCGGGGGCTTCCGCGGAGATCAGGCAGAGAGCTCCCCGCCCTTGACGACGGTGACGAACGAGGACCAGGCGGCCGTGCCGAAGCGGAGCGCGGGGCCGTGCGGGTCCTTGCTGTCGCGGACGGGGACGGTGCCCGCGGTGGTGTGGGCGGGGGCCCATTCGATGCAGCCGCCGCCGTCACCGTTGCTGTAGCTCGACTTGACCCACTCCGCACGGGCGAGGTCGGGGGAGGTGCTCATGTCGGTAGTGCCTCCATGACGGACCGGATGAACGCCGCCGAATCACGCGGCGACAGGGCGCACGCCCTGAGCCGATCGTAGGCCCGCCGACGGTGCCTGACGGTCTCCGGATCCTCTAGCAACGTCCCACTCGCGTAGCCCTCATCCCAGGCGACCTGGGTCCCGTCTTCGAGGGTGAACAACGACAGCGAGCCCCCGGCCAGGGCATGTCCCCCGTGCGCGAATGGGAGAACCTGCAAGGTGGTCGTGGGAGTCAGTGTCACCTCGATGAGACGGGCCAATTGCGCCCGCATGACGGCCGGTCCACCGAAGGACCGCCGGAGCACTGCCTCGTCAAGGATCACCGAGAGATCCGGCTGAGGGTCGGCCCGCAGATGAGCCTGCCGACTCAGACGGACCGTCCACAGCTCCTCGATCTCGTCCGGGCTCCGCCTCGGGTCGTAGGTCTGGAACAGCGCACGGGCGTACTCCTCGGTCTGGATCAGTCCTGTCACGAGCTGACCGGAGAACTCGTCGATGACCCGGGCCCGTGCCTCAAACTCCATCCGGCGCCGGTACCTGTCCGGATGGATCTCCTTGCTCGCGAGCCGATACAGCTCCTCGAAGATCCCATCCGTCCCGAAGGCCGCGTCCAGCATGGCCGGGAGCGAAGGAGGCGGCATCGCCTCGGCGGTCTCGATCCGGGACAGGTGACTGCGGCTGATCTTCACGACGTCGGACAGCCCCTCAAGGCTTATGGCGCCCCGTTCCCGATAGGCGCGCATCTTGGCGCCGAAGAGATGGCGGGCACTGCGGTCGGGCGTCAGCTCACGGGGGCGTGCTGGCACGGTGCAACTCCCTTCTCCCCAAGCGGATATGGGGACAGGAACGGCCTGGCGGGTCGATGTCATGCAGCGTAACTCTGGGAGCACACAACGTAAGAGGCCCCCGGTCGGGGCATCAGGCGAACGCACGTAGGGAGTTGACGGGCATGACGACGGCAGGTCGGTGGATGACGGCGATGGAGAAGATCAGGGACGCGGAGCAGGCGCGCGATGAACTGAACGATGCGCTCAGGGCGGCGGGGGTGTGCCTGCCCTCCTTGTCGCTCGATGCCGCCTCCTGCACCGGGCCCGTACCGCTCACGCTCATCGAGCTGGGACGCTGCAACGTGGCGACGGCCCGCGCGCTCGCCGCGGCGGTGCGGCCCGACGGGCTCGGGGCGGCGCGGTGACGAAGGCACCCAAGGCATCCAAGACGCCCAAGACGCCCAAGGCGGAGACGTGCGAGCACCGGCGGACGACGAAGCGCGACGGTAAGACCCACTGCCGCGACTGCGCGCGGCAGATCTACCTCTGACCCGGATCGGGGCGGCGCCGCCCGCCGCCCCGCGCCCCGATGTGAGGAACGCCACGCCCCCGGCCCCTGGCGGTCCCCCTGGTCATGAGCATGGATCCCGGCGTTGCACCATTGATGGGTCATCGAACGCGACGGAAGAGTGGGAAGCGAGTCAGTGGTGGACGTCCAGGGCACGGTGGAGGACGGCTACGAGCCGGTCCGGGACGCCTTCGCAGCCAACTTCGCCGAGCGCGGCGAGCGCGGCGCGGCGGTCACCGTCTACCGGGATGGCCGCAAGGTCGTGGACCTCCGGGCCGGCACCAAGGACGGCGACGCCGACCCCGACGACGCCACGGCCGCCCCCTGGGAGCCTGGCACCGCCCAGGTCGTCCGCTCCGCCACCAAGGGCATCGCCGCCACCGTCCCGCTCCTGCTGCACCAGCGCGGCCAGCTCGACCTGGACGCCCCGGTCGGCACGTACTGGCCCGAGTTCAAGGCCGCCGGCAAGGACCGCGTCCTGGTCCGCCACCTGCTCGCGCACCGCGCCGGCCTGCCGGCCCTGGACACCCCGCTCACCCCCGCCCAGGCCATCGACGGCGTCAGCGGCCCGGCCGCGGTCGCCGCCCAGGCCCCCGCCTGGACACCCGGCACCGACCACGGCTACCACGCCCAGACCTACAGCTGGCTGCTGGGCGAACTCGTGCTGCGGGTCACCGGCCGCACCCTCGGCGCCTGGGTCGCCGAGGAGATATCCCGGCCGCTCGACCTCGACCTGTGGATCGGCCTCCCGGACGAGGCCCGCCCCCGCGTCGGCCGCCTCGCGCCCGTCGAGCCGCCGCCCCGCCCCGCCTCCGCCGGCCTGCGGGTCCGCCCCAAGAGGTCGGTCGCCGACGCCTACGCCGACCCGGACTCCCTCACCAGCCGCGCCTTCGCCGCGATCTCCCCGGCCCCCGACGAGAACGACGACGCCTACCGCGCCGCCGAACTCCCCGCCTCCGCCGGCATCGCCACCGCCCCCGCGCTGGCCCGCGCCTACGCCGCACTGATCGGCCCGGTCGACGACCACCCGCGGCTCTTCGCGCCGGCCACCCTGACCCTCGCCCGCACCGAGGAGTCCGCAGGCCCCGACCGCACCCTCCTCGTCAACACCCGCTTCGGCCTGGGCTTCATGCTGCACGGCCCGGCCTCCCCGCTGCTCGGCCCCGGCTCGTTCGGCCACCCCGGCCGCGGCGGCGCGCTCGCCTTCGCCGACCCGGAGAGCGGGATCGCCTTCGGCTACGTCACCAACGGCATGCAGCGGAACGTGACCGCGGATCCGCGGGCGCAGGCGCTTGTCCGCGCCGTTGCCGCCGTTGCCGCCGTGGGCGGCTGAATCTCCCCACGTTGTCGGGTTCCCCGCCGTGCGGGTTGCGGTGTTTTCCGCCTTCGGCGGGAGGGGTGTGGGGGGCGGGGCCCCGCGTCGTGCGTGGTGGCGGGTCCGGGGGCTCCGGGGCGGGTTGTCGGACTGCTGCGCTTGACGTCCGACAACCCGCCCCTCCGCCCCCGGACCCTCCCGCAGTGGGTGGGACCCCGCCCCCGTGGGGGAGCGGGACGGAACCGGGCTCGTCGCAGAAGTGTGGGCCGGTGGGGGTGCGGGACGGAACCGGGCTCGTCGCAGAAGTGTGGGCGGTGGGTAGGTAGCGGGCCATGAGGCGATTCGAGGGATATCGGGTACTGATCACGGCGGCCGGGCGGGGCATCGGCGAGGCCACCGCCCGGCGGCTGGCCGACGAGGGCGCGCGGGTACTGCTCACCGACATCGACGGGGCGCGTGCCGAGCGGGCGGCCGACGCCCTCCGCGCGGCCGGCGGCGTCGCCGAGGCACGGGCCTGCGACGTCGGTGACCGGACCGCGGTGGAGGCGGCCGTCGCCCACGCCGTGGCGCGCTTCGGCGGCCTGGACACCCTGGTCAACAACGCCTTCGGTTGCCACCCCGACCCTCCGCTCTTCGAGGACACCCCCGACGGGGAGTGGGCCGCCGACCTCGACCTCACCCTGAGCGGCGCCATGCGCTGCGCCCGGGCCGCCCTGCCGCACCTGGCCGCCGCCGGCGGTCGCGGCTCGATCGTCAACATCGGCTCGGTCAACGGCATCCAGGACTTCGGTAACCACGCCTACAGCGCCGCCAAGGCGGGCCTGGCCAGCCTGACCCGCACGCTCTCCGGCCACGCCGCGCCCCGCGGCGTCCGCGTCAACCTGGTCGCACCGGGCACCGTCGACACCCCCAACTGGGCAGGCCGCGAGGAGCACCTTGAGCGGGCGGCTGCCGCCTACCCGCTGGGCCGGGTCGGCCGCCCCGAGGACATCGCCGCGGCCGTCGCCTATCTCGCCTCCCCCGACGCCTCCTGGGTCACCGGCATCACCCTCCCCGTCGACGGCGGCATCCTGGTCGCCAACGCCGAACTGCGCCACGCCCTGCGTGGCAGATGAGAATTCCCCCCACGGGGGCGGGGTCCCACCCACTGCGGGAGGGTCCGGGGGCGGAGGGGCGGGTTGTCGGACGTCAAGCGCAGCAGTCCGACAACCCGCCCCGGAGCCCCCGGACCCGCCACCACGCACGACGCGGGGCCCCGCCCCCCACACCCCTCCCGCCGAAGGCGGAAAACACCGCAACCCGCACGGCGGGAGACCCGACAACGTGGGAAGCGCCCGGCGCCAGCCCCACGGCGGGAGACCCGACAACGTGGGAAGCGCCGGCCGCTCCGCGGCCCTCAGCCGGCCATCATCAGGCCGATCCCCACCACCATCACCCCCGCCGCCGCCAGCCTCGGCAGGCCGAACCGCTCCTTGAAGAAGAGCGTCCCCATGGCGGCCCCGACGATGATCGACGACTCGCGGAGCGCCGCGATGGGGGCGAGCGGTGCACGGGTCTGCGCCCACAGCACCAGCCCGTAGGCGATCACCGAGAGCAGCCCGCCGGCCAGGCCGCGCAGTGCGACGGGGCGCAGCTCGGCGGCGAGCCGGCCGCGTCGGGTGGCCAGCGCGTAGGCCGGGATGACCAGCCCTTCGAGGATCATCAGCCAGGCGATGTAGCCCAGCGAGGTCTCCGAGGCGCGGACGCCCAGGCCGTCGACGGTGGTGTACGCGGCGATGGACAGGCCGGTGGCGAGCGCCGCGGCTATCGCCGGCCAGTGCGGGCGGACGCCGGAGCCCCGGATGCCCCAGACCGCCAGGCCCACCAGTCCCGCGGACGCCAGGGCCACGCCGGCCAGCGCCCAGCCGTCCGGTACCTCGTGCACGAAGACCGCGGCGAGCACGGTGACGACGAGCGGCGCGGTGCCCCGGGCGATCGGATACATCTGCCCGAAGTCGCCCAGGCGGAACGACTGCATCAGCAGCCCTTGGTAGACGATGTGCAGCACCGAGGAGGCCAGCAGGTACGGCCAGGCGCCGGCCGCCGGCAGCGGGGTGAAGCAGGCCAGGACCGCGCCGCAGACCGCGCCGCCGCCCCCGACCAGGGTGAAGGCCAGCAACTGGTCGCGTATGCCGTGGGCGAGGGCGTTCCAGCTGGCGTGGGTGACGGCGGCCAGCAGCACCGCCGCGACGACCAGCGGCGTCACGAGGTCTGCTCGCGCACGTCGACCACCCGGCCGCCGGCGTGGGCGATCAGGCTCTGCGGGTCGAGCGGGAAGACGGTGTGCGGGGTGCCGGCCGCGGCCCAGACGGTGTGGTGGGCGAGGATGCCGCGGTCGGCGAGCACGGTGGTGCGGGTGCGGTGGCCGAACGGGGGGACGCCGCCGATGGCGTAGCCGGTGGCCTCCCGGACGAGCGCGGCATCGGCCCGGCGGACCTTGGTGGCGCCCAGCTCGGCCCGGACCCGCTCCACGTCCACCCGCGAGGCGCCGTCCACCAGGACCAGCACGGGTACCTCTTCCCCCTGGCTCGACGCATCGGGGTACCCCCGTGCCGTGAAGATCAGTGACTTGACGATCTGGTCGAGGTCGCAGCCGATCGCGGCGGCGGCCTGCGCGGCGCTCGGGGTGGCTTCGGGGAACCGGCGCACCTCCACGCTCAGCCCGAGGGCGGTGAGGGCCTCGGCGAAGCGGGGGTGGGGTCGGACGGCAGGGGCGGTCTCGGTACCGGAATCGCTCATGGCCCGCACGCTAGCGAAAGCTGTACGGGCCATGCGAACGACTTCCGGCCGGTGGGCACCCGGTGTGAACGGGTGCCCGCGGGCCCTTAGTTGGCGGTCAGGATGGCGCGGACCAACGGGCCCGCGTTGGTGCCGCCGTGACCACTGGCCGGGACGACCGCGGCGGCCGCCAGGTCGTCGCGGTAGGCGGCGAACCAGGCGTTCGGCTTGTCCTGGTTGTCGACCTCGGCGGAGCCGGTCTTGGCGCCGATGTCGCCGCTGATCCCCTGCATCGCCTCGGCGGCCGTCCCGGAGGTCGCGGTCAGCTTCATCAGGGCCTTGAGGTTGGACGCGGTGTCCGGCTTCATGGTGCGGGCGGCCTTGGCGAACGTCCGGTTGTCCAGCGACGCGGCGACGATGTACGGCTGGTGGAACGAGCCGGACTGGGCGGTGGCGGCGATCGAGGCGACGTTCAGCGGGTTCATCCGGACCCCGCCCTGGCCGATCAGCGAGGCCGCCATCTGGGCGTCGTGCTGGACCGGGACGGTGCCGTCGAAGGTGGGGATGCCGGTCGCCCAGTTCAGCCCGATGCCGAAGACGTCCCGGGCCTCGTTGGTCAGGTCGTCGTCACCGAGGTCCTTGGCGTGCCCGATGAAGGCGTTGTTGCAGGACGCCGCGAAGCTCTGCGCGAAGGTGCCGTCCGGGATCTCGGACTTGTTGAGGTTCTGGAACTTCCAGCCGCCGACCGTGACGAACTTCGGGCACGGGTCCTTCTTGTCCGGCGCCGTCAGCCCCTTGTCCATCAGCATCGCGGCGGTGACGATCTTCATCGTCGAGCCGGGCGCCAGCGACCCCTGGGCGGCGAGGTTGAAGCCGTTCGCGGGGGAGTTGGCGAGCGCCAGGATCTCGCCGGTGCTGGGCTTGACGGCCGCGGCGGACGCCGACTTCTTGCCCTTGACCGCGTTCTCGGCCGCGGCCTGGAGCTTGGCGTCCAGCGTCGTGCGCAGCGTGCCGGGGGTGCCCTGGGAGAGCACCTTCAGGGTCTTGTCGGGCTGCTGCTTGTTGCTGTCGGCGGCCTTGGCGCGGTGGACGTAGAGCTCCACGCCGGGCTTGCCGTTGGTCTTGTTGCCGTACTTGGTGCGCAGGCTGTCCAGCACCGCGGCGAGCGTCGGGTGGTCCTTGGCGGTCAGCTCGACGCCGTTGCGGTCCACCGCCTTGATCGGCGGCGCCTCGGCCTCCCCGGTGCGCAGCTCGTCGCCCTTGGCCAGGCCCGGGTAGAGCGTCGACGGCTGCCAGGCGACCTGCGGCTTCCCGGTGGCCTTGGCGCGCTGGAGCGTCAACGCGCTGTCGTACGAGAACGGGGTCTTGACGGACTTGTACGCGATCTCGGTGTTGACCGTGTACGGCACCTTGGAGCCGGTCGGGGTGCCCGGCTTCAGCGTCACCTTGGAGAACTTCGCCTGCTGGGCGAAGGAGGTGAGCGCGCTGCGGGCGGCGCCCGGGTCGTCGGTCAGCGCGGCGGCCTTGTCGATGTCGCCGGACTGCCAGGCCGTCAGGAACATCTGTGTGGTGGTGTTCACCTCTTTGGCGGTCAGCGGGCCGGTGGGCACCGTGGGGCCGCCGTCGCCGGACTTGGCATCCGCCGCCCTGACCGCCTGCGGTGCCGACCCGTCCGAGCCGCCGAACAGCGTGAAACCGCCGACGACTCCGGCCACCAGGGCCACCGAACCGCCGATCAGTCCGTATTTCACCTCGCGGCGCATGCCACCGATCCCCTCCCAGGAGCTTGAGTCCTTGAGTACGCACCCAAGAACGCCCATCGCACTCTAAGGGACACGGGCAAGCGGTGAGTCTCGATCAGGGCACGGTCCGGTGACGCACTGTTCAACCATCGTCACAGGTTCGTCACGGGGGCCAGGTCGGGGCTCCGCGGCGGGTCCGCCCTAGACCCAGCTGTCGAACCACATCCGGTTGTGCCAGGCGCTCTTGGGAATGGGCAGACCCGTATACAGGGGATAGAAGTAGACGAAATTCCACACGATCAGCAGAACGAGGACACCGGCGCCGACCGCGCCGATGGTGCGGCGCCGCTCACTGGCCCGCGGTGGCCCGACGATCGCGCCGATCATCATCGCCAGCGCCAGACACAGGAACGGGACGAAGACCACCGCGTAGAAGAGGAAGATGGTCCGCTCCTGGTAGAGGAACCACGGCAGGTAGCCGGCGGCGACGCCGCAGGCGATCGCCCCGGCCCGCCAGTCCCGCCGGAACAGCCACCGCCACAGCACGTAGAGCAGCGCGAAGCAGGCCGCCCACCACAGCAGCGGGGTGCCCAGCGCCAGTACCTCGCGGGCGCAGCCCTCGGCGGCGGTGCAGCCGTCCTGTCCGGCCTTGGGGTCCTCGTAGAAGTACGAGACCGGGCGGCCCAGCACCAGCCAGCTCCACGGGTTGGACATGTAGGTGTGCGGTGTGGTCAGTCCGGTGTGGAAGGCGTAGACCTCGGTCTGGTAGTGCCACAGGCTGCGCAGCCAGTCCGGCAGCCAGGTGAAGGAGCTGTTCCGGCCCTCGGGCGAGGTGGCCCAGTCGCGGTAGTAGCCGCCCTTGGTGGCGATCCATCCGCTCCAGGACGCCAGGTAGGTGGCGAGCGCCACCACGACGGTGGAGACGAAGGCGGGCAGCGCGTCGCGCCGCAGCGCAGCCCGGAACGGGTGCCGGGCGCCGGCGGTGCGCCGCGCCCCCATGTCCCACAGCACCGACATCAGCGCGAACGCCGCCAGGAAGTACAGGCCGTTCCACTTCGTCGCCGCCGACAGGCCCAGGCACAGCCCGGCCGCGATCCGCCACGGGCGCCAGCCCAGCCGCAGTCGGCCGCCGACCTCCGCGTCGGGTCGGGCCACCCCCTCGGGGTTCGTGGGCAGGGCCGCCGCCAGCCGGGCGCGGGTGCGGTCCCGGTCCACCAGCAGGCAGCCGAAGCCGGCCAGCACCCAGAACATCACGATCAGGTCGAGCAGCGCGGTGCGGCTCATCACGAAGTGCAGGCCGTCCACCGCCAGCAGCCCGCCGGCCAGGCAGCCCAGCGCCGTCGAGCGCAGCAGCCGCCGCCCGATCCGGCAGACCAGCAGCACCGACAGGGTGCCCAGCAGCGCGGTCATGAACCGCCAGCCGAAGGGGTTCATCCCGAACGCCCACTCGCCCAGCGCGATCAGCCACTTGCCCATCGGTGGATGGACGACGTACGAGTGCTCCGGCGAGAGCAGGATCTGCGGGGGGTGGGCCAGCAGGGCGTCGTTGGCGTTCTTCGCCCAGGTGCCCTCGTAGCCGTACTGGAGCAGCGACCAGGCGTCCTTGGGGTAGTACGTCTCGTCGAATATCACCTTGCGCGGGCTGCCGAGGTTCCAGAACGTCAGCACGCCCGCGAGCAGCGTCACCAGCAGCGGCCCGAGCCAGCCCGACCAGCGCGCCAGGCGCGGTGCGAGCCGCGGGCCGGCGCCGAGCAGCGCCCACAGCCGCCCGTCCGGCTCGGGGAACGGCGCCACCAGCCGCGTCCGGACGTCGGCGCCGGGACGGGCGACGTATCCGAACCGGCGCAGTCGCCGCTGCCACACGGGGGGCCGGTCGGTCGGCTCCGGGGTGCGCAGGGTGGCCGCGTGCGTCGCGGTGGTGTCACTTCTCACCCGGCCCATCGTAGGGAAGCGGCCTGTGCGGCGGGGGTCCGCGGCGCCGGCCGGCGCCGCGCGTCACCGGCACGGGCCCGACCGGGGAGCTGCGCGGGGCTGGGAGGATGGGAGGGTGACTGGAACGCTGGTACTTGCAGGGACGCCCATCGGCGAGGTCGCGGACGCCCCGCCGCGACTCGCCGCCGAGCTGGCCGCCGCCGATGTGATCGCCGCCGAGGACACCCGGCGGCTGCGCCGGCTCACCCAGGCGCTGGAGGTGCAGCCGACCGGCCGGATCGTGTCGTACTTCGAGGGCAACGAGGCGGCCCGGACGCCCGAG is a genomic window containing:
- a CDS encoding serine hydrolase domain-containing protein, whose protein sequence is MVDVQGTVEDGYEPVRDAFAANFAERGERGAAVTVYRDGRKVVDLRAGTKDGDADPDDATAAPWEPGTAQVVRSATKGIAATVPLLLHQRGQLDLDAPVGTYWPEFKAAGKDRVLVRHLLAHRAGLPALDTPLTPAQAIDGVSGPAAVAAQAPAWTPGTDHGYHAQTYSWLLGELVLRVTGRTLGAWVAEEISRPLDLDLWIGLPDEARPRVGRLAPVEPPPRPASAGLRVRPKRSVADAYADPDSLTSRAFAAISPAPDENDDAYRAAELPASAGIATAPALARAYAALIGPVDDHPRLFAPATLTLARTEESAGPDRTLLVNTRFGLGFMLHGPASPLLGPGSFGHPGRGGALAFADPESGIAFGYVTNGMQRNVTADPRAQALVRAVAAVAAVGG
- a CDS encoding penicillin-binding transpeptidase domain-containing protein — its product is MRREVKYGLIGGSVALVAGVVGGFTLFGGSDGSAPQAVRAADAKSGDGGPTVPTGPLTAKEVNTTTQMFLTAWQSGDIDKAAALTDDPGAARSALTSFAQQAKFSKVTLKPGTPTGSKVPYTVNTEIAYKSVKTPFSYDSALTLQRAKATGKPQVAWQPSTLYPGLAKGDELRTGEAEAPPIKAVDRNGVELTAKDHPTLAAVLDSLRTKYGNKTNGKPGVELYVHRAKAADSNKQQPDKTLKVLSQGTPGTLRTTLDAKLQAAAENAVKGKKSASAAAVKPSTGEILALANSPANGFNLAAQGSLAPGSTMKIVTAAMLMDKGLTAPDKKDPCPKFVTVGGWKFQNLNKSEIPDGTFAQSFAASCNNAFIGHAKDLGDDDLTNEARDVFGIGLNWATGIPTFDGTVPVQHDAQMAASLIGQGGVRMNPLNVASIAATAQSGSFHQPYIVAASLDNRTFAKAARTMKPDTASNLKALMKLTATSGTAAEAMQGISGDIGAKTGSAEVDNQDKPNAWFAAYRDDLAAAAVVPASGHGGTNAGPLVRAILTAN
- a CDS encoding SDR family NAD(P)-dependent oxidoreductase, which codes for MRRFEGYRVLITAAGRGIGEATARRLADEGARVLLTDIDGARAERAADALRAAGGVAEARACDVGDRTAVEAAVAHAVARFGGLDTLVNNAFGCHPDPPLFEDTPDGEWAADLDLTLSGAMRCARAALPHLAAAGGRGSIVNIGSVNGIQDFGNHAYSAAKAGLASLTRTLSGHAAPRGVRVNLVAPGTVDTPNWAGREEHLERAAAAYPLGRVGRPEDIAAAVAYLASPDASWVTGITLPVDGGILVANAELRHALRGR
- a CDS encoding DMT family transporter produces the protein MTPLVVAAVLLAAVTHASWNALAHGIRDQLLAFTLVGGGGAVCGAVLACFTPLPAAGAWPYLLASSVLHIVYQGLLMQSFRLGDFGQMYPIARGTAPLVVTVLAAVFVHEVPDGWALAGVALASAGLVGLAVWGIRGSGVRPHWPAIAAALATGLSIAAYTTVDGLGVRASETSLGYIAWLMILEGLVIPAYALATRRGRLAAELRPVALRGLAGGLLSVIAYGLVLWAQTRAPLAPIAALRESSIIVGAAMGTLFFKERFGLPRLAAAGVMVVGIGLMMAG
- a CDS encoding DUF397 domain-containing protein yields the protein MSTSPDLARAEWVKSSYSNGDGGGCIEWAPAHTTAGTVPVRDSKDPHGPALRFGTAAWSSFVTVVKGGELSA
- a CDS encoding dolichyl-phosphate-mannose--protein mannosyltransferase, which codes for MGRVRSDTTATHAATLRTPEPTDRPPVWQRRLRRFGYVARPGADVRTRLVAPFPEPDGRLWALLGAGPRLAPRLARWSGWLGPLLVTLLAGVLTFWNLGSPRKVIFDETYYPKDAWSLLQYGYEGTWAKNANDALLAHPPQILLSPEHSYVVHPPMGKWLIALGEWAFGMNPFGWRFMTALLGTLSVLLVCRIGRRLLRSTALGCLAGGLLAVDGLHFVMSRTALLDLIVMFWVLAGFGCLLVDRDRTRARLAAALPTNPEGVARPDAEVGGRLRLGWRPWRIAAGLCLGLSAATKWNGLYFLAAFALMSVLWDMGARRTAGARHPFRAALRRDALPAFVSTVVVALATYLASWSGWIATKGGYYRDWATSPEGRNSSFTWLPDWLRSLWHYQTEVYAFHTGLTTPHTYMSNPWSWLVLGRPVSYFYEDPKAGQDGCTAAEGCAREVLALGTPLLWWAACFALLYVLWRWLFRRDWRAGAIACGVAAGYLPWFLYQERTIFLFYAVVFVPFLCLALAMMIGAIVGPPRASERRRTIGAVGAGVLVLLIVWNFVYFYPLYTGLPIPKSAWHNRMWFDSWV
- a CDS encoding helix-turn-helix domain-containing protein is translated as MRAYRERGAISLEGLSDVVKISRSHLSRIETAEAMPPPSLPAMLDAAFGTDGIFEELYRLASKEIHPDRYRRRMEFEARARVIDEFSGQLVTGLIQTEEYARALFQTYDPRRSPDEIEELWTVRLSRQAHLRADPQPDLSVILDEAVLRRSFGGPAVMRAQLARLIEVTLTPTTTLQVLPFAHGGHALAGGSLSLFTLEDGTQVAWDEGYASGTLLEDPETVRHRRRAYDRLRACALSPRDSAAFIRSVMEALPT
- a CDS encoding YbaK/EbsC family protein — translated: MSDSGTETAPAVRPHPRFAEALTALGLSVEVRRFPEATPSAAQAAAAIGCDLDQIVKSLIFTARGYPDASSQGEEVPVLVLVDGASRVDVERVRAELGATKVRRADAALVREATGYAIGGVPPFGHRTRTTVLADRGILAHHTVWAAAGTPHTVFPLDPQSLIAHAGGRVVDVREQTS